From a region of the Labrus mixtus chromosome 5, fLabMix1.1, whole genome shotgun sequence genome:
- the zbtb26 gene encoding zinc finger and BTB domain-containing protein 26 gives MGSKHVLFPVELHTRVNTTGQGPPEGSPPLTDPFFGVNQVLCYCLRFTMAQNQVILQFRFATFGDSMLQKMNLLRHQRRFCDVTVRINQLEVPGHKVVFAAGSSFLRDQFILQQDSREVQISMIQEAEVGRQLLLSCYTGQLEFPELELVHYLTVASFLQMGHIVEQCTQALSKFIKPPPTRPLDVDEDMRSERREDGSSSQTESEQGRSTVRTDLQEDEEQVEDDNNVDEEEDNYDDDDDDVIIQPYSPPQMVSRRPRQEVVESDITIVKVESVSDAAENSISGHFPASPPAALHSPEPQHSLINSTVDSRGSEMAALPGVSGYPLSPPPPSSPPAEKHQRNYDKPLQWYHQCPKCARVFRQLENYANHLKMHKLFMCLLCGKTFTQKGNLHRHMRVHAGIKPFQCKICGKTFTQKCSLLDHLNLHSGDKPHRCNYCEMVFAHKPVLRKHLKQIHGKNSFDNANEGTLHDGGVDFDFGRI, from the exons atgggaagtaaacatgttttatttccgGTGGAGCTCCATACCCGGGTAAACACCACAGGCCAGGGTCCTCCCGAGGGCAGTCCACCTTTAACGGATCCGTTCTTCGGGGTTAATCAG GTGCTGTGCTACTGTCTTCGGTTCACCATGGCCCAGAACCAGGTGATCCTGCAGTTCCGCTTTGCCACATTCGGTGACTCCATGTTGCAGAAAATGAACCTCCTGCGACACCAGCGACGCTTCTGCGATGTCACCGTGCGCATCAACCAGCTGGAGGTCCCCGGTCACAAAGTGGTGTTCGCCGCCGGCTCGTCGTTCCTGAGGGACCagttcatcctgcagcaggaCTCCCGGGAGGTCCAGATCTCCATGATCCAGGAGGCGGAGGTCGGCCGGCAGCTGCTGCTCTCCTGCTACACGGGTCAGCTGGAGTTCCCCGAGCTGGAGCTGGTGCATTACCTGACGGTCGCCAGCTTCCTCCAGATGGGCCACATCGTGGAGCAGTGCACTCAAGCCCTCAGCAAGTTCATCAAGCCTCCGCCCACACGCCCGCTAGACGTGGACGAGGACATGAGGAGCGAGAGGCGGGAGGACGGTTCATCCTCTCAGACCGAGAGTGAGCAAGGGCGCTCCACTGTACGGACCGACCTccaggaggacgaggagcaggtggaggacGACAACAACGTGGACGAAGAGGAAGACAACtatgatgatgacgacgatgatgTCATCATACAGCCTTATTCACCTCCTCAGATGGTAAGCAGGCGTCCCAGGCAGGAAGTTGTTGAAAGTGACATCACTATAGTGAAAGTGGAGTCTGTGTCTGATGCAGCAGAGAACTCTATCAGCGGGCATTTCCCCGCTAGCCCCCCTGCTGCCCTCCACTCCCCCGAGCCCCAGCACTCCCTCATCAACTCCACCGTGGACAGTCGCGGCAGTGAGATGGCGGCGCTGCCCGGCGTGTCCGGATACCCGCTgagcccccctcctccttcttcccctcCCGCAGAAAAGCACCAGAGGAACTACGACAAACCCCTCCAGTGGTACCACCAGTGCCCCAAATGCGCCCGCGTCTTCCGCCAGCTGGAGAACTACGCCAACCACCTGAAGATGCACAAGCTGTTCATGTGCCTGCTGTGCGGGAAGACCTTCACGCAGAAGGGCAACCTGCACAGACATATGCGCGTGCACGCCGGCATCAAACCCTTCCAGTGTAAGATCTGCGGGAAGACCTTCACCCAGAAGTGTTCCCTGCTGGACCACCTGAACCTGCACAGCGGGGACAAGCCGCACCGCTGCAACTACTGCGAGATGGTGTTCGCTCACAAGCCCGTTCTCCGGAAGCACCTCAAGCAGATCCACGGGAAGAACAGCTTCGACAACGCCAATGAAGGCACCCTGCACGACGGAGGGGTCGACTTTGACTTTGGACgaatataa